The DNA segment CGATGGCCAGGCCCAGCAGCAAGGGCAACAAGGATGCAAGAAGATAGGAGCCCAGCAGCGCGACACCGAGACGTCGACTGCGTTGCTCGCCCAGGAGACGCCGCAGCGCGAGCAGCAGCGCCGTCGCGCCCAGCAGATGCAGGAGCACTTCGAGACCATGACCGGCCAGGGACACCGGTCGCTGGTCGAAACGGCCGTTCGCGAGCGCGAGCCAGCCCAGCAGGTAGACCGCGGCGACGCCGGGCAAGATGAGACCGCCCCGGCGCAGTGCCGGCCGCGGTGCGCCGCGAAGAAGGACGCCGGTGAGACCCAGCACCAGCGCCGCGAGCAGCAGGAGATCCAGCCAGCCGCTGGCGCCACGCGCGAAGGACTCGTCGGCGAGGCGCAGGCTGAGGCGCGCGCCGCCCGCATTGGCGGGCAGCGGGATCTCGTGGGTTGCTTCGATGACGCCGAGCCAAGGCCAGAACTCCGCGCCCAGGGCGGCCGGGCCGCCGGCCCAGGCGAGTGTGCGGCCATCGAGCTGCAGCTGCGCGGAAGCCCCCGCCGCGGCGGCGAAGCGAGACGGCAGGTCTTCGAGCGCGCTGGTGACGACGAGCAGGTGCCCGGGGGCCAGGGCGCCGCCGAGCGCCGCGGCCCCGACCTGCACGGGGAGATCGTCCAGCAGGGTCAACGCCTGCGCCGCCCTGGGCTCCAGGTCCTCGCGGTGGGACCAGCCTCTGGCCAGGCCAATGGCGCGGATCGCCTCGCCCCCGCCGTCCACCACCATGAGGCCTGCGCGATCCTGGTTCAGGCGCGCGCGATCGGCCAGGCGTTCGAGCTGATAGAGGAGCTGCGTGCTGCTGGCTGCGCCTGCCGCCAGGCTCGAGTCGAGCGCCGCGGCGAGGTTCTCGGTGAGCCGCTGCGTCTCGGCCTGGGCGTCGGCAAGGAGTCGCTCGATCGCCGGCGCCGCCGCACGCAGGCGCTGCTCGGCCTGTCGATAGCGCAGGACTTCGCCAACGAGCAAGCCCGCGCGCAGCAGGACCAGCACGGCGAGTATCCAGAGCAAAACTCCCGCCCGGCCGCCGCGCGCGGCGGCCGCCGTTTCGCTCGGGGGCTTCCGGCTGAGCCAGCGCGCGGCCAGCCCGAGGACCAGGAGGGCGGCGGCGAGGAGACCCGCGCGCGGCCAGCGCCCGCGCCCCGTCTGCGGAGCGGTGGCTGCCGGCCCGGCAACGCGCCCGCTTCCCGTCTCGGGAAGGGCAAAGGCGAAGACGGTCTCGCCCCCCTGGCCGGCAACCAGTTCCTCCCCGCCCTGCCCGTCGAGTTGGGCCAGCGTGGGACGAGCCCACAGCGCATCGCCGAAGGTGAGCGGCCATCCCGGCACCGGGGTGCCGTCCAGCTCGAAGCAGTAGAGATGCTGGTCGTAGCAGGCGACCAGGATCTCCGGTTGCGCGTCGCAGTCGACATCGACGGCGCTGGGTGGACTGAGGATGCCGAACTTCTCAGCCTCGCCGGCGAGCCCATAGATGAAGCCGCCGACGGCAAGCGGCCAGCCGGCCACGGGCTCGCCGTCGTTGCGCAGAAGATGGATGCTGCCGAGCCGCGTGGCGGCCGTGATCAGCGACCGGCCATTCCCGCCGGACAGGAAAGCCGGCGCGCAGTTGAAGCTGTCCGTGTCGCTCGTCAGCGCGCGCCGCCACCGCGGCTTGCCGTCTGCGCCCAGGAGCCAGAGCGCGCGCTCCGTGGTGCATGCGATCGCGCCGTCGCCGCCGCCCTCGACGGCCAGCCCAAGGCCCTTGTCCCCGAGGGCGCAGGGGAATCCCGGCAGGGCGCGCCCGGTGAGGGTCCAGGCATTGAGGACGGCTGGCGCGCCGGAGAGATAGAGGATCTCGGGCTGCGCATCGCCGTCGAGGTCGGCCACCGCAAGCGGCTGGAAGTCCTGGCGCTCGGGCGACCGCGAGCCGCCGCGCTGCGGCCAACCGGTGCAGGACCGGCCCCTCGCATCGAGCAGATACACCGCGCCGTCCGCGGTGGCGATGGCGAGCCGTGGCCCCCCCTGCGGCCCTGGCGGCAGTAGCAGCGGACGCGAGACGGGCTCCGCGCGCAGATCCACGGGCCAGCCCGCGAGCGCGCGTCCGCTGGCGCGCCAGACGTAGAGGAATCCGGCGTGACTGGCGGCAAGCACCTCGGGATGGCCATCGCCATCGATGTCGCCGATCGCGGTCGCCATGAAGACGCCGCCGCAGGTCGACTGCGGCCAGCCGCCTACGGCCCGACCGGCGCCGTCGAGAAGATGCACATGCCCATCGCGGAGGCCGACGGCCAGCTCGGCGCGGCCGTCGCCGTCGAGATCCCCGGCCGCGATTTCCCCGAAGACGGCATTGCCCACCACGACCGGCCAGCCCGAGAGCGGTCGCGGGCCGAGGGGCGGCGCGGCCCGCAGGGGCAGCGCCGGCGCCAGCAGTCCGGCGGCGAGCGCGAGGGTCGCGAGGGCAATCCCCCGCGCCGGCAGGAAGGCTCCGACTGCCGCCCGCAGCGCCATCGCGCAGCCACCCCTCGCCGCCTGCGGACACCAGAAGGCGTGCCGCAGCGCCAGCCACCTGCCCTCGATTCTAGGCGATCGCAGCGGGCTCGTGCAACGGCCCGAGCGCGCGGGAGCTGCGCGGCACTGCGCGGGCTCTGCGCGGCACTTGCGGCGCCGCGCCGCCGGGGCCTCGGCCTAGTCGCCTGTGCCTGCGTCCGTTGCGCCGATCGCCGCGCCCGCGCAGCAACCGGCCTGCCCCTTGCCGTAGCCGCGGCGAGACCAATCTGCACCGCCACCGAGCAAGGAGATGAAACCATGTGGACGAGAACCTCGAACCGAGCAGCGACTCCGGCCCGCCGCGGGGCGGCCCTCGCGATCACCCTGTTCGCCCTCTGCGCGGCACTGCCCGCGCCGCCCGCCGGGGCATTGCCCTGCGCCACGCCCGGCAACAACCAGAACTACACGCTTGAGACGCTCGCGGCCTACTTCGCGACCCCCGGGGCCTGCATGGGCGCCCTCACCGGTGCCGGGCTGACCTGGACCGTCAACCAGGACAAAAAGATCAGTGCCAGCGACGTCTTGAGCATTGCCTGTGACACCCTGTCGCTGCCGAACCAGGGAATCACCGTGCACTTCGCGTCCGGCCGGAACCTGACGATCAAGGGAACGCTCGAGGTCCAGGGGGGCAGCGAGAACCATGAGGAGGTCGTCTTCTGCGGCCTGAGCGGCGGCTGGGGTGGCCTGCGCTTCGTCGGCGAGAACGCAGAAGCCGACATGGACCAGTTCGAGATCAGAGATGCTTCCGGAACAGGACTCGCCTTCAGTGGCGGCGCCGACGGCAGCGCTTCCAGCGGGCCCCTCGCTGCGGGAGACTTCGGCATCAATCCGGCCCTTGGCATCAGTGTGGGAGGGGCGAGCACGCTCACCATCGCAGGCTCCGGGATTGCCTTCCCGACGCAGAACGGCATCCGCGTCGCCGGCAGCGGCACCGTGCTGACGCTGATTGCGAACTTCGTCTACGACAGTGGCGAGGCCGGGCTCTACCTGTCCGGCCCCTCCACGTGCACGGTCTTCGGACCGCTCGCTCTCCTGCGCTGTGGGCGGACGGATGAAGGCGCCAGTACGGAGAGCCGCTGCGGCACCTATCTCGCCGCCGGGGCCAGCCTGCATCTGGACGAACCGAGCCTGACCATCGATTGGAGCGATGCAGGGCAGGACGCACGCCTTGCGCCCATCATCATGCAGCCGAACTGTAGCCTGACTGCCGATGATCCGACGTACTTCGAGCACAGCAATTCGATCTACCCTGGCGTCCTCATCTACTCGCCGAGCGGCGGCCAGGGCGCGCGGGGCACTTGGGGCAACCTCGGCGTGCCCTACTACTGCGTCTCCGACTACTACGCCTCGCCCAATGTCGCCGCGGGGCAGACCCTCACCGTCAAAGC comes from the bacterium genome and includes:
- a CDS encoding HAMP domain-containing protein; amino-acid sequence: MALRAAVGAFLPARGIALATLALAAGLLAPALPLRAAPPLGPRPLSGWPVVVGNAVFGEIAAGDLDGDGRAELAVGLRDGHVHLLDGAGRAVGGWPQSTCGGVFMATAIGDIDGDGHPEVLAASHAGFLYVWRASGRALAGWPVDLRAEPVSRPLLLPPGPQGGPRLAIATADGAVYLLDARGRSCTGWPQRGGSRSPERQDFQPLAVADLDGDAQPEILYLSGAPAVLNAWTLTGRALPGFPCALGDKGLGLAVEGGGDGAIACTTERALWLLGADGKPRWRRALTSDTDSFNCAPAFLSGGNGRSLITAATRLGSIHLLRNDGEPVAGWPLAVGGFIYGLAGEAEKFGILSPPSAVDVDCDAQPEILVACYDQHLYCFELDGTPVPGWPLTFGDALWARPTLAQLDGQGGEELVAGQGGETVFAFALPETGSGRVAGPAATAPQTGRGRWPRAGLLAAALLVLGLAARWLSRKPPSETAAAARGGRAGVLLWILAVLVLLRAGLLVGEVLRYRQAEQRLRAAAPAIERLLADAQAETQRLTENLAAALDSSLAAGAASSTQLLYQLERLADRARLNQDRAGLMVVDGGGEAIRAIGLARGWSHREDLEPRAAQALTLLDDLPVQVGAAALGGALAPGHLLVVTSALEDLPSRFAAAAGASAQLQLDGRTLAWAGGPAALGAEFWPWLGVIEATHEIPLPANAGGARLSLRLADESFARGASGWLDLLLLAALVLGLTGVLLRGAPRPALRRGGLILPGVAAVYLLGWLALANGRFDQRPVSLAGHGLEVLLHLLGATALLLALRRLLGEQRSRRLGVALLGSYLLASLLPLLLGLAIVTSLLQQTQRAAMRSELERLEDRAEHLVLAYMGMTSFQHSLSDRVRGALDLPPETTWINFVGEQQALFTYDLPAAYLTLSVEDRAAPAAHVTGFSWRVPNTEKFYAARPVWAGGGDPRGLFFDQGRPLVRVMRTLRTPDLEARLLANLPIDDAALTRIEERLRMLPFLPSVHLEPLWLSAEPAASAPAGWALPFATRLVHPARDWRTGEPRWLAYRARAYLPAGRDRWRVLTTVALLMLLPLAMSIWGAVATLRRTVQPLNRLLTGIRRVQGGDLDVRLGESGASEVAEAARAFDQMAAGLRDTVQAMAEKQKLEEISALKSHFISMVSHDLRTPLASIKGAAENLLAEIAGPVTERQRTYLAMILASSDNLQQMVTNLLDLSRIESGHLQLEREDLDLGREIDNLLRSLHALLEARGLSAQVAVDTGVARVRADRTRLWQVLGNLLANAVRYSPVNGQIRIGVSAEIGPDGAALLRTTIADEGPGIAPEERERIFEPFYSRSLGARDKAGAGLGLAIVRQLVELHGGSIRVDDRPAPGASLSFTLPRLPAQDLHSTCAAPAQTESAHGVGDRPSDAGTGD